Proteins from a genomic interval of Asticcacaulis sp. AND118:
- a CDS encoding SDR family NAD(P)-dependent oxidoreductase — protein sequence MAYAGRFNDRCAVITGAAGGLGKAAAARIIAEGGKVVLWDLNAEMLEATAKEIGAAGFVALDVSKLEEVSAAAKKSAEILGKIDILVASAGITGATVPVWEFPVDSWLKVMDINLNGLFYCNREIIPFMLENGYGRIVNVASVAGKEGNPNASAYSASKAGVIGFTKSLGKELATKGIIVNALTPATFESPILAQLPQSQVDYMRSKIPMGRLGIVDESAAMVCFMASEECSFTTASVFDTSGGRTTY from the coding sequence ATGGCATACGCTGGACGTTTTAACGATCGCTGCGCCGTCATCACCGGCGCCGCCGGTGGCCTCGGTAAGGCTGCCGCCGCTCGCATCATCGCCGAAGGCGGCAAGGTCGTCCTGTGGGACCTGAACGCCGAAATGCTCGAAGCCACGGCCAAGGAAATCGGCGCCGCCGGTTTTGTGGCTCTGGACGTGTCGAAGCTGGAAGAGGTTTCGGCCGCGGCTAAGAAGTCGGCTGAAATCCTCGGCAAGATCGACATTCTGGTCGCTTCGGCGGGCATCACCGGCGCAACCGTGCCGGTGTGGGAATTCCCGGTCGATTCGTGGCTTAAGGTCATGGATATCAATCTCAACGGCCTGTTCTACTGCAACCGTGAGATCATCCCCTTCATGCTCGAAAACGGCTATGGCCGCATCGTCAACGTCGCTTCGGTGGCGGGCAAGGAAGGCAATCCCAACGCCTCGGCCTACTCGGCGTCCAAGGCGGGCGTGATCGGCTTCACCAAGAGCCTCGGCAAGGAACTGGCCACCAAGGGCATCATCGTCAACGCCCTGACCCCGGCTACGTTCGAGTCGCCGATCCTGGCGCAACTGCCGCAGAGCCAGGTCGACTACATGCGCTCGAAAATCCCGATGGGACGTCTGGGCATTGTCGATGAATCGGCAGCGATGGTCTGCTTCATGGCGTCGGAAGAGTGCTCGTTCACAACGGCTTCGGTGTTCGATACGTCGGGCGGTCGCACGACCTACTAA
- a CDS encoding helix-turn-helix domain-containing protein, which produces MNANTITADTKREKPGGSQTLVRGLMIVEAVASGRGTLNEIAETAGLARSTAYRLASTLVEQGYLSVAPRDASGGGYRLGPKFIRLSQQAINP; this is translated from the coding sequence ATGAACGCAAATACGATTACAGCAGATACCAAGCGTGAGAAACCTGGCGGCAGCCAGACCCTTGTCCGTGGGCTGATGATCGTAGAGGCGGTGGCCTCCGGACGCGGCACGTTGAACGAGATCGCCGAGACCGCCGGGTTGGCGCGCTCGACGGCCTATCGTCTGGCCTCGACCCTTGTCGAGCAGGGCTATCTGAGCGTGGCCCCGCGCGACGCCAGCGGCGGCGGCTACCGCCTGGGGCCTAAATTCATCCGCCTGTCCCAGCAGGCGATAAACCCATAA
- the rhmD gene encoding L-rhamnonate dehydratase yields MGYPKIKHVRAYVIKGGEGGGGADYHDQGEGHWIDNHIATSMGRYPEYRQSRKSFGINVLGTLVVEIEADDGTVGFAVTTGGEPACYMVEKHFARFLEGRNPFEYERIWDQMYFGSQYYGRKGLVVNAISGVDLALWDLMGKLRQEPVYHMLGGAVRDELQFYATGARPDLAKDMGFIGGKMPLYHGPIEGDEGLKKNVELVADMRSKVGEDFWLMYDCWMALDVNYATRLAHKCHEYGLKWIEEAINPDDYWGYQQLKKNVPAGMLVTTGEHESTRWGFKMLLEMGCCDIIQPDVGWCGGVTELLKISALADAHGALVVPHGSSVYSYHFVITRHNSPFAEFLMMAPKADHVAPMFHPQLLGEPVPENGRLKVTALDKPGFGVELNPEVKLFRPYEH; encoded by the coding sequence ATGGGTTACCCCAAGATCAAGCACGTGCGCGCTTACGTCATCAAAGGTGGCGAGGGCGGCGGCGGCGCCGATTATCACGATCAGGGCGAAGGTCACTGGATCGACAATCACATCGCCACCTCCATGGGGCGCTATCCGGAATACCGCCAGAGCCGCAAGAGCTTCGGCATCAACGTGCTGGGCACGCTGGTGGTCGAGATCGAGGCCGATGACGGCACGGTTGGCTTTGCCGTAACCACCGGCGGCGAGCCCGCCTGCTACATGGTCGAAAAGCACTTCGCCCGCTTCCTCGAAGGCCGCAACCCGTTCGAGTACGAGCGCATCTGGGATCAGATGTATTTCGGCTCGCAATATTACGGCCGCAAGGGCCTGGTCGTGAACGCCATTTCGGGCGTCGACCTGGCGCTGTGGGACCTGATGGGCAAGCTGCGTCAGGAGCCGGTCTATCACATGCTGGGCGGCGCGGTGCGCGACGAACTGCAATTCTACGCCACCGGCGCGCGTCCGGACCTCGCCAAGGACATGGGCTTTATCGGCGGCAAGATGCCGCTGTATCACGGCCCGATCGAAGGCGACGAAGGCCTCAAGAAGAATGTCGAGCTGGTCGCCGACATGCGCTCGAAGGTCGGCGAAGACTTCTGGCTGATGTACGACTGCTGGATGGCGCTCGACGTCAACTACGCCACCCGTCTGGCGCACAAGTGCCACGAGTACGGTCTGAAGTGGATCGAAGAAGCCATCAATCCGGACGACTACTGGGGCTATCAGCAGCTCAAGAAGAACGTTCCCGCCGGTATGCTGGTCACCACGGGCGAGCACGAATCGACGCGCTGGGGCTTCAAGATGCTGCTCGAAATGGGTTGCTGCGACATCATCCAGCCGGATGTGGGCTGGTGCGGCGGCGTGACCGAGCTTCTGAAGATCTCGGCTCTGGCTGATGCGCACGGCGCGCTGGTCGTGCCGCACGGTTCGTCGGTCTATAGCTATCACTTCGTCATTACGCGTCACAACTCGCCGTTCGCCGAGTTCCTGATGATGGCGCCGAAGGCCGACCACGTCGCGCCGATGTTCCATCCGCAGTTGCTGGGCGAGCCGGTGCCGGAAAACGGTCGCCTGAAGGTGACCGCGCTCGACAAGCCGGGCTTCGGTGTGGAACTGAACCCGGAAGTAAAGCTCTTCCGTCCGTACGAACACTAA
- a CDS encoding fumarylacetoacetate hydrolase family protein, with the protein MKLVRFGPKGQEKPGVIDAEGKLRDLSSVVADITPEEVRLSKLAGLKATDVAALPVVEGEQRFGVPVNKIGKIIAVGLNYADHAAESNLPVPPEPIFFTKAVTSLTGPNDDVMKPRDATKMDWEVELGLIIGKTCRYVEESDALNHVAGYVLVNDVSERAFQKERGTQWVKGKGCDTFCPTGPWLVTPEEIGDVHNLDMFLNVNGQRMQTGNTKTLIFNVAHCISYISRFITLQPGDLVITGTPPGVGEGKKPNAIYLNAGDTMHLGISGLGEQRQTVVPFSLENQEIID; encoded by the coding sequence ATGAAACTCGTCCGTTTTGGCCCGAAGGGTCAGGAAAAACCCGGCGTGATCGACGCCGAAGGCAAGCTGCGCGACCTGTCCTCGGTCGTTGCCGACATCACCCCCGAAGAAGTCCGCCTGTCGAAGCTGGCCGGCCTGAAGGCCACCGACGTCGCCGCCCTGCCGGTCGTCGAAGGCGAGCAACGCTTCGGCGTGCCGGTCAACAAGATCGGCAAGATCATCGCCGTCGGCCTCAACTATGCCGACCACGCCGCCGAGTCGAACCTGCCGGTGCCGCCTGAGCCCATCTTCTTCACCAAGGCCGTCACCTCGCTGACCGGCCCGAATGACGACGTGATGAAGCCGCGCGATGCGACCAAGATGGACTGGGAAGTCGAGTTGGGCCTGATCATCGGTAAGACCTGCCGTTACGTCGAAGAATCCGACGCGCTGAACCACGTCGCCGGCTACGTGCTGGTCAACGACGTGTCCGAGCGCGCCTTCCAGAAAGAACGCGGCACGCAGTGGGTCAAGGGTAAGGGCTGCGACACCTTCTGCCCGACCGGCCCGTGGCTGGTCACGCCGGAAGAGATCGGTGACGTGCATAACCTCGACATGTTCCTCAACGTCAACGGCCAGCGCATGCAGACCGGCAACACGAAGACCCTGATTTTCAACGTCGCCCACTGCATCAGCTACATCTCGCGCTTCATCACCCTGCAACCGGGCGATCTGGTCATCACCGGCACGCCTCCGGGCGTCGGCGAAGGCAAGAAGCCGAACGCCATCTATCTGAATGCCGGTGACACCATGCACCTCGGCATCTCCGGCCTCGGCGAGCAGCGCCAGACCGTCGTGCCGTTCTCGCTCGAAAATCAGGAGATCATCGACTAA